The following coding sequences lie in one Chelonia mydas isolate rCheMyd1 chromosome 6, rCheMyd1.pri.v2, whole genome shotgun sequence genomic window:
- the DIO2 gene encoding type II iodothyronine deiodinase isoform X2, producing MGLLSVDLLIALQILPVFFSNCLFLALYDSVILLKHMVLLLSRSKAARGEWRRMLTSEGLRCVWNSFLLDAYKQVKLGGEAPNSNVVHIANGCSSSSIRRKSVGGKYGTKCHLLDFVNSERPLVVNFGSATUPPFTSQLSAFGKLVEEFSGVADFLLVYIDEAHPSDGWAAPGISSSSFEVRKHRNQEDRCAAAHQLLERFSLPPQCQVVADCMDNNANVAYGVSFERVCIVQRQKIAYLGGKGPFFYNLQEVRLWLEQNFSKR from the exons atgGGTCTGTTAAGCGTGGATTTGCTGATCGCGCTTCAGATCTTGCCGGTTTTTTTCTCCAATTGCCTCTTTCTTGCACTCTACGACTCTGTGATCCTCTTGAAGCACATGGTGCTGCTGCTGAGTCGGTCTAAAGCGGCGCGTGGCGAGTGGCGAAGAATGCTGACCTCGGAGGGGCTCCGCTGCGTCTGGAATAGCTTCCTTCTGGATGCCTACAAACAG GTGAAATTGGGAGGAGAAGCCCCAAACTCCAATGTGGTCCACATAGCtaatggctgcagcagcagcagtatcaGAAGGAAAAGTGTTGGCGGGAAATATGGAACCAAGTGCCACCTTCTGGACTTTGTCAATTCAGAGCGCCCGCTGGTGGTTAACTTCGGTTCAGCCACCTGACCCCCATTCACGAGCCAGCTGTCGGCCTTCGGCAAGCTGGTGGAGGAGTTCTCAGGTGTGGCCGATTTCCTGTTGGTCTACATCGATGAGGCTCACCCATCGGATGGCTGGGCCGCCCCTGGGATCTCTTCCTCCTCATTTGAGGTGAGGAAACACAGGAACCAGGAAGACCGATGTGCTGCCGCTCACCAGCTTCTGGAACGGTTTTCCTTGCCACCCCAGTGCCAAGTGGTAGCTGACTGCATGGACAATAATGCCAATGTGGCCTACGGGGTCTCCTTCGAGCGAGTGTGCATTGTGCAGAGACAGAAAATTGCCTACCTGGGGGGCAAGGGCCCCTTTTTCTACAACCTCCAGGAAGTCCGGCTTTGGCTGGAGCAAAACTTCAGCAAGAGATGA
- the DIO2 gene encoding type II iodothyronine deiodinase isoform X1: MGLLSVDLLIALQILPVFFSNCLFLALYDSVILLKHMVLLLSRSKAARGEWRRMLTSEGLRCVWNSFLLDAYKQVKLGGEAPNSNVVHIANGCSSSSIRRKSVGGKYGTKCHLLDFVNSERPLVVNFGSATUPPFTSQLSAFGKLVEEFSGVADFLLVYIDEAHPSDGWAAPGISSSSFEVRKHRNQEDRCAAAHQLLERFSLPPQCQVVADCMDNNANVAYGVSFERVCIVQRQKIAYLGGKGPFFYNLQEVRLWLEQNFSKRUNPA; encoded by the exons atgGGTCTGTTAAGCGTGGATTTGCTGATCGCGCTTCAGATCTTGCCGGTTTTTTTCTCCAATTGCCTCTTTCTTGCACTCTACGACTCTGTGATCCTCTTGAAGCACATGGTGCTGCTGCTGAGTCGGTCTAAAGCGGCGCGTGGCGAGTGGCGAAGAATGCTGACCTCGGAGGGGCTCCGCTGCGTCTGGAATAGCTTCCTTCTGGATGCCTACAAACAG GTGAAATTGGGAGGAGAAGCCCCAAACTCCAATGTGGTCCACATAGCtaatggctgcagcagcagcagtatcaGAAGGAAAAGTGTTGGCGGGAAATATGGAACCAAGTGCCACCTTCTGGACTTTGTCAATTCAGAGCGCCCGCTGGTGGTTAACTTCGGTTCAGCCACCTGACCCCCATTCACGAGCCAGCTGTCGGCCTTCGGCAAGCTGGTGGAGGAGTTCTCAGGTGTGGCCGATTTCCTGTTGGTCTACATCGATGAGGCTCACCCATCGGATGGCTGGGCCGCCCCTGGGATCTCTTCCTCCTCATTTGAGGTGAGGAAACACAGGAACCAGGAAGACCGATGTGCTGCCGCTCACCAGCTTCTGGAACGGTTTTCCTTGCCACCCCAGTGCCAAGTGGTAGCTGACTGCATGGACAATAATGCCAATGTGGCCTACGGGGTCTCCTTCGAGCGAGTGTGCATTGTGCAGAGACAGAAAATTGCCTACCTGGGGGGCAAGGGCCCCTTTTTCTACAACCTCCAGGAAGTCCGGCTTTGGCTGGAGCAAAACTTCAGCAAGAGATGAAATCCAGCCTAA